Proteins encoded in a region of the Oncorhynchus keta strain PuntledgeMale-10-30-2019 unplaced genomic scaffold, Oket_V2 Un_contig_26770_pilon_pilon, whole genome shotgun sequence genome:
- the LOC127922701 gene encoding neurobeachin-like protein 2: protein MVKNLIRHHPVNQESLLNCHGPSIIGAMLTKVPGSMMDMSVLMACQFLLEQVSSEENSPLLLQLYQHLLFDFRIWSNSHFAVCLGHVQYMSSVIKDGKHRMRKKYGVQYILDTIRTHYRYLNIPLHSRYLNIHLHYRYLIHLHYRYLNIPLHYRYLNIPLHYT from the exons ATGGTGAAGAATCTGATTCGTCATCACCCTGTCAACCAGGAGAGCCTACTGAACTGCCACGGACCCAGCATTATAGGAGCCATGCTCACTAAG GTCCCAGGTAGTATGATGGATATGTCTGTTCTGATGGCGTGTCAGTTCCTGTTGGAGCAGGTATCCAGTGAGGAGAACAGTCCGTTGCTCCTGCAGCTCTACCAACACCTGCTATTTGACTTCCGCATCTGGAGCAACAGCCACTTCGCTGTGTGTCTGG GCCATGTCCAGTACATGTCGTCTGTGATCAAGGATGGGAAGCATCGCATGAGGAAGAAGTATGGAGTGCAGTACATCCTGGATACCATACGGACacactacaggtacctcaacatccCTTTACACTCCAGGTACCTCAACATCCATTTACACTACAGGTACCTCATCCATTTacactacaggtacctcaacatccctttacactacaggtacctcaacatccCTTTACACTACACAG